One Denticeps clupeoides chromosome 10, fDenClu1.1, whole genome shotgun sequence genomic window carries:
- the cacna1fb gene encoding calcium channel, voltage-dependent, L type, alpha 1F subunit isoform X1 yields MARTDTLNSTTSSTGTQRKKSQHAKKQVQGSNQVQRAPRALYCLKLNNPIRRAALSIVEWKPFDIFILLAIFANCVALGVSKPFPEDDSNATNHDLEQVEYVFLIIFTIETFLKILAYGLVMHPSSYIRNGWNLLDFVIVIVGLFSVVLETATHKPGEAHHMPGKPGGLDVKALRAFRVLRPLRLVSGVPSLQIVLNSIMKAMVPLLHISLLVLFVIIIYAIIGLELFIGRMHKTCFFITSEMYADDDPLPCAFAGHGRQCLVNGSECRGRWEGPNGGITNFDNFFFAMLTVFQCITMEGWTDVLYWMNDAIGFELPWVYFVSLVIFGSFFVLNLVLGVLSGEFSKEREKAKARGDFQKLREKQQMEEDLCGYMDWITQAEDIDEEDEDGNRRPTLRDLSDKKRGKFGWFSHSNETHASLPASETASENTENIEDEHTDCCAACCARVMKIKLCRVLRRWNRACRRNCRTAVKSVTFYWLVLLLVFLNTTLSASEHYNQPDWLTQVQDIANKVLLSLFTVEMLLKMYSLGLQAYFVAFFNRFDCFVVCGGIVETILVEMEIMPPLGISVLRCVRLLRIFKVTRHWTALSNLVASLLNSMKSIASLLLLLFLFLIIFALLGMQLFGGKFNFDEAQTKRSTFDAFPQALLTCFQILTGEDWNVVMYDGIMAYGGPVFPGMIVCLYFVILFICGNYILLNVFLAIAVDNLAGGDGDDKKAEKKEGEGDVSEEVKVEVEDEYEDEEEPEGDEIDEGGTQLKVTDFTPPKEKVVPIPEGSAFFCLSNTNPIRVACHTLIHHHIFTNLILVFIIFSSVSLAAEDPIRAHSFRNNLLGYADYAFTSIFTVEILLKMTVHGAFLHKGSFCRNISNLLDLLVVSVSLVSFFLHSSTISVVKILRVLRVLRPLRAINRAKGLKHVVQCVFVAIRTIGNIMIVTTLLQFMFACIGVQLFKGKFYRCTDEAKHTPEQCKGTFVIYKDGDVSHPMVRERIWINSDFNFDNVLMGMMALFTVSTFEGWPALLYKAIDANSENHGPVYNYRVEISIFFIVYIIIIAFFMMNIFVGFVIITFREQGEQEYKNCELDKNQRQCVEYALKAQPLKLYIPKNPVQYKFWAIINSTAFEYIMFVLILLNTVTLAVQHYEQSKTFSYIMDILNMVFTGLFTVEMMLKLMALRLRNYFVDAWNSFDALIVVGSVVDIVVTEFSSSEDSSRVSITFFRLFRVMRLVKLLSKGEGIRTLLWTFIKSLQALPYVALLIAMIFFIYAVIGMQTFGKIAMQDHTQINRNNNFQTFPQAVLLLFRCATGEAWQEIMLSSLPGKRCDPESDYEPGEEFTCGSNFAIIYFISFFMLCAFLIINLFVAVIMDNFDYLTRDWSILGPHHLDEFKRIWSEYDPEAKGRIKHLDVVALLRRIQPPLGFGKLCPHRVACKRLVAMNMPLNSDGTVTFNATLFALVRTALKIKTDGNPDQENEDLRIIIKKIWKRMKPKILDEVIPPPAEEEVTVGKFYATFLIQDYFRKFRKRKEKGGLGDPDPQNPSALQLCQAGLRTLQDLGPEMRLALNADLEDKDEEGIEEEAEEDDARYKNENGYAGHTESSAMDRRASVTQTPTVSLPGEAISNGGLSHRSALAKTPNGSGMTEQEELRSNDARPQHYHQKNGVIDHASKRASYYRHSRRNSRDGYASRRQDRMMDGGEEGYPDEQEYYSRDEDSQSMVSHRRGYTEDTPRYPGHRQHAYDPHSPGHPVYGNNFSNGYGDGRRTARRRLLPATPTGRKPSFNIQCLRRQGSSDDLPIPGTYHQNSPPCRARSQVYGSYDSRRSSSRSSTGSSASWANSGPRRGRLLYAPLILVEEEGAGVGGVWGDKKATAGNAAEPGRPAGWYAGPSGGGAPQPYRAYTTLRVPTQLSPHYSEKRGSADSLVEAVLISEGLGLYAKDPKFVAFAKREIADACHMTIDEMESAASDLLNRGSGGSGGSGGYLNHADMGPFYSDEEPIRSRDEEELADEMTCVTSF; encoded by the exons GAACAAGTGGAATatgtttttcttattattttcacCATCGAGACCTTCCTGAAGATTCTGGCATACGGACTTGTCATGCACCCCAGCTCCTACATCCGCAATGGCTGGAACCTGCTGGATTTTGTCATCGTCATTGTGGG GTTGTTCAGTGTGGTTCTGGAGACAGCGACCCATAAGCCTGGAGAGGCTCACCATATGCCAGGCAAACCAGGAGGCCTGGACGTGAAAGCGCTGCGGGCCTTCAGGGTCCTCCGGCCCCTGCGGCTGGTCTCAGGAGTGCCAA GTTTGCAGATTGTGCTGAACTCCATCATGAAGGCCATGGTCCCCCTCCTGCACATCTCGCTGCTGGTCTTGTTTGTCATAATCATCTATGCCATCATTGGCCTGGAGCTCTTCATCGGCAGGATGCACAAGACCTGCTTCTTTATCACATCAG AAATGTATGCGGATGACGACCCCCTGCCGTGCGCGTTTGCAGGTCATGGCCGCCAGTGCCTCGTGAATGGGTCGGAATGCAGGGGCAGGTGGGAGGGCCCCAACGGAGGAATCACAAACTTTGACAACTTCTTCTTCGCCATGTTAACCGTGTTCCAGTGCATCACCATGGAGGGCTGGACTGATGTGTTATACTGG ATGAACGATGCCATAGGATTCGAGTTGCCGTGGGTGTACTTTGTGAGCCTCGTCATCTTCGGATCGTTCTTTGTGCTCAACCTCGTGTTGGGTGTGTTGAGCGG AGAATTCTCCAAAGAGCGAGAGAAGGCCAAGGCTCGTGGAGACTTCCAGAAGCTGCGCGAGAagcagcagatggaggaggacCTGTGCGGCTACATGGACTGGATCACGCAGGCCGAGGACATCGACGAGGAGGATGAGGACGGCAACAGAC GCCCGACCCTGCGTGACCTCTCCGACAAGAAGAGGGGCAAGTTTGGCTGGTTCAGCCACTCCAACGAAACGCATG CGAGCCTTCCTGCCAGCGAAACAGCGTCGGAAAACACAGAGAACATAGAAGACGAGCACACAGACTGCTGTGCTGCCTGCTG TGCACGTGTGATGAAAATCAAACTCTG tcgGGTTCTCCGGCGCTGGAACCGTGCCTGTCGGAGGAACTGTCGGACTGCTGTGAAGTCTGTAACTTTTTACTGGTTGGTTCTGCTCCTGGTCTTCCTGAACACAACGCTGAGCGCATCGGAGCATTACAACCAGCCTGACTGGCTCACACAAGTCCAGG ACATCGCCAACAAGGTTCTCCTGTCCCTTTTCACCGTGGAGATGCTGCTGAAGATGTACAGCCTGGGTCTGCAGGCCTACTTCGTGGCGTTCTTCAACCGCTTCGACTGCTTTGTGGTGTGCGGCGGCATCGTGGAGACCATCCTGGTGGAGATGGAGATCATGCCTCCGCTGGGCATCTCCGTTCTGCGCTGTGTCCGCCTGCTCAGAATCTTCAAAGTAACCCG GCACTGGACCGCCCTGTCCAACCTGGTGGCCTCGCTGCTCAACTCCATGAAGTCTATTGCTTCGCTGCTTCTCCTGCTCTTCCTATTCCTCATCATCTTTGCCCTGCTGGGCATGCAGCTGTTCGGCGGGAAGTTCAACTTCGACGAGGCACAGACCAAGCGGAGCACCTTTGATGCCTTCCCGCAGGCCCTGCTCACGTGCTTTCAG ATTCTAACCGGTGAGGACTGGAACGTAGTGATGTACGATGGCATCATGGCCTATGGAGGACCTGTCTTTCCCGGGATGATTGTCTGTTTATATTTTGTGATCCTCTTCATCTGCGGTAACT ACATCCTTCTCAATGTCTTCCTGGCTATCGCAGTGGACAACTTAGCTGGAGGGGACGGGGATGATAAAAAGGCGGA GAAGAAGGAGGGTGAAGGAGATGTGAGTGAAGAAGTGAAG gtggaggtggaggatgagtatgaggacgaggaggagccAGAAGGGGATGAAATAG ACGAAGGGGGCACACAGCTGAAGGTTACAGACTTTACTCCACCCAAGGAGAAGGTGGTTCCCATCCCTGAAGGCAGCGCCTTCTTTTGCCTGAGCAACACCAACCC GATCAGAGTTGCCTGCCACACCCTAATCCACCATCACATCTTCACTAACCTCATCCtggtcttcatcatcttcagcaGTGTCTCCTTGGCCGCGGAGGACCCCATCAGGGCACACTCCTTCAGAAACAAC CTCCTGGGCTACGCTGACTATGCCTTCACGTCAATATTCACCGTGGAGATCCTCCTCAAG ATGACCGTTCACGGGGCATTCCTGCACAAGGGGTCCTTCTGCAGGAACATATCAAACCTCCTGGATTTGTTGGTTGTCAGTGTGTCTCTGGTGTCCTTCTTCCTTCA CTCAAGCACAATCTCTGTGGTGAAGATTCTTCGCGTTCTGCGAGTGCTGAGGCCTCTCCGAGCCATCAACAGAGCCAAGGGACTTAAG CAcgtggtgcagtgtgtgttcgTGGCCATCAGGACCATCGGGAACATCATGATCGTCACCACGCTGTTGCAGTTCATGTTCGCCTGCATTGGCGTGCAGCTTTTTAAA GGAAAATTTTACCGCTGCACAGATGAGGCTAAACATACGCCGGAGCAGTGCAA GGGGACGTTTGTCATCTATAAAGATGGAGACGTGAGTCACCCCATGGTGAGGGAGAGAATCTGGATCAACAGCGACTTCAATTTCGATAACGTGCTCATGGGCATGATGGCTCTGTTCACCGTGTCCACGTTTGAGGGGTGGCCAGC GCTTCTTTACAAAGCCATTGATGCCAATTCAGAAAACCATGGGCCAGTCTACAACTACCGTGTGGAGATCTCCATCTTCTTCATCGtctacatcatcatcatcgctttcTTCATGATGAACATCTTTGTGGGTTTTGTCATCATCACCTTCCGTGAGCAGGGAGAACAGGAATATAAGAACTGCGAGCTGGACAAGAACCAG AGGCAGTGTGTGGAGTATGCGCTGAAGGCCCAGCCACTCAAGCTCTACATCCCAAAGAACCCGGTGCAGTACAAGTTCTGGGCCATCATCAACTCCACCGCGTTCGAGTATATCATGTTTGTGCTGATCCTGCTGAACACCGTCACTCTGGCAGTGCAG CACTATGAACAGTCTAAGACATTCAGCTACATCATGGACATCCTCAACATGGTCTTCACTGGGCTCTTCACTGTGGAGATGATGCTGAAGCTGATGGCTCTCAGACTCCGG AACTACTTTGTCGATGCCTGGAACTCGTTTGATGCTCTGATTGTGGTTGGCAGTGTGGTGGACATTGTTGTCACCGAGTTCAGT AGCTCTGAAGACAGCTCCCGCGTCTCCATCACTTTCTTCCGTTTGTTCCGCGTCATGCGACTAGTCAAACTCCTCAGCAAGGGGGAGGGCATCCGCACCCTGCTCTGGACTTTCATCAAGTCACTTCAG GCCCTGCCGTACGTAGCCCTCCTCATCGCCATGATTTTCTTCATTTACGCGGTCATTGGGATGCAG ACCTTTGGGAAAATCGCCATGCAGGACCACACACAGATCAACCGGAACAACAACTTCCAGACTTTTCCACAGGCAGTACTTCTTCTGTTTAG ATGTGCCACAGGAGAGGCCTGGCAGGAGATCATGCTGTCCAGTCTTCCAGGGAAGCGTTGTGACCCGGAATCAGACTATGAGCCCGGAGAGGAATTCACCTGTGGCAGCAACTTCGCCATCATTTATTTCATCAGCTTCTTCATGCTCTGTGCCTTCCTG ATTATCAATCTGTTTGTGGCTGTCATCATGGACAATTTTGATTACCTGACCCGTGATTGGTCCATCCTTGGCCCACATCATCTCGATGAGTTTAAGAGAATCTGGTCAGAGTATGATCCTGAGGCCAA GGGCCGCATTAAGCATTTGGACGTGGTGGCTCTGCTACGCAGGATACAGCCTCCGCTCGGCTTCGGCAAGCTTTGTCCTCACCGCGTGGCGTGTAAG CGTCTGGTTGCCATGAACATGCCGCTGAACAGTGATGGCACAGTGACCTTCAATGCCACCCTCTTTGCCCTGGTCAGAACAGCCCTGAAGATCAAAACGGACG GGAACCCAGACCAGGAGAATGAGGACCTTAGGATCATCATTAAGAAGATCTGGAAACGCATGAAGCCCAAAATCCTGGATGAGGTCATCCCACCTCCTGCAG AGGAGGAGGTGACGGTGGGGAAATTCTACGCCACGTTCCTCATCCAAGATTACTTCAGAAAATTCCGCAAGAGGAAAGAGAAGGGGGGTCTGGGAGATCCGGACCCCCAAAACCCCTCTGCTCTACAG CTGTGTCAGGCGGGGCTGCGAACCCTGCAGGACCTGGGGCCAGAGATGAGACTGGCCTTGAATGCCGACCTGGAGGACAAAGACGAggaagggatagaggaagaggcCGAAGAGGATGACGCCCGCTATAAG AATGAGAATGGCTACGCAGGGCACACAGAGTCCTCTGCCATGGACCGGAGGGCCTCGGTGACTCAGACCCCCACTGTGTCCCTCCCGGGAGAGGCCATTTCAAACGGGGGGCTCTCCCACAGAAGTGCCCTGGCCAAAACCCCCAATGGCAGTGGAATGACGGAACAGGAGGAGCTGAGGAGCAATGACGCGAGGCCTCAGCATTACCACCAGAAAAATGGGGTGATAGACCACGCCTCCAAGAG GGCTTCATATTACAGACATTCAAG AAGGAACTCCAGAGACGGATACGCCTCCCGGCGGCAGGACAGAATGatggatggaggagaggagggataCCCAGACGAGCAAGAATACTACAGTAGGGACGAGGACAGCCAGAGCATGGTTTCCCACAG GCGTGGGTATACAGAGGACACCCCCCGGTACCCCGGGCATCGGCAGCATGCATACGACCCTCACAGTCCTGGCCACCCTGTTTACGGTAACAATTTTAGCAATGGTTACGGAGACGGGCGAAGGACCGCCAGGAGACGGCTTCTCCCTGCCACGCCCACTG GACGCAAACCGTCCTTTAACATCCAGTGTCTGAGACGACAGGGCAGCAGTGATGACCTCCCCATTCCTGGCACATACCACCAGAACTCCCCGCCCTGCCGAGCCCGCTCACAA GTCTATGGTAGTTATGACTCCCGGCGCAGCAGCAGTCGTTCCTCGACGGGCTCGTCAGCATCGTGGGCCAACTCTGGCCCTCGCCGCGGCCGGCTGCTGTACGCTCCCCTCATCCTCGTGGAGGAGGAAGGCGCGGGCGTCGGGGGCGTCTGGGGAGACAAGAAGGCCACAGCTGGCAACGCGGCCGAGCCTGGTCGACCCGCCGGGTGGTACGCCGGCCCCTCGGGGGGCGGAGCCCCGCAGCCGTACCGGGCGTACACCACACTGCGAGTGCCCACCCAGCTCAGCCCCCATTACAGCGAGAAGAGGGGCAGCGCGGACAGCCTGGTGGAGGCG GTCCTGATCTCTGAAGGTTTGGGTCTCTACGCCAAGGACCCCAAATTTGTGGCCTTCGCCAAGCGGGAAATTGCTGACGCCTGTCACATGACCATTGACGAGATGGAGAGCGCCGCCAGTGACCTCTTGAACCGAGgcagcgggggcagtggtggctcgGGTGGCTACCTCAACCATGCCGACATGGGACCCTTCTACAGCGACGAGGAGCCAATCAGGAGccgggacgaggaggagctgGCTGATGAGATGACCTGTGTGACTTCATTCTGA